Below is a genomic region from Phragmites australis chromosome 20, lpPhrAust1.1, whole genome shotgun sequence.
CCGACGAACATTATATATGGCATTTGAGCAGGCACACCAAATTCTAAAGAATAACATTGATATGGTATTTGTTTACTCATTTGTATGCATTAGAAAGACCAAGATTTACTAAACGGAGCAACTACAAAACTAACGACCAGGGAACTAACGAACAGAAGTAACATAACCCAGAAACAGACAGCTAGAATATTATATACTATATTATTGGTGCTCTGCCATGTCACAGAAACCATGTTCAGGAAGATCAACATCTAGTTTGTTCTGCTGCTCAGTGCATGAATCTAACCAACAAATACATGATCCACACATGCTAATTAAAAAGCAACACGCTCTCTAGATTATTTCACAGTTCAGCACTTGCCTCACACAATTGTAATGAACAAAGCTAGATACGTAATCAACAGATCTCAGAACTGGTACAATTCAACTGATCAAAAGCAGTGAAGAGGATGGAAGTATGCTTACTTGGGGCCAGTGCAGCCCATGGTCGTCCCGAGCCCTCCATTGAGCTTCAGCACGACGAGCTTGTCCAGGAGCTTCTTCGTCGCCTCGAGATCTGCATCACACCAACACGATCCAGTCAGTGTTCACACACAGTCACTAAAACATACCCGATCCGATCCACAACCACCACCCCCACACTCATCTCGGATCAAATCGGAGCGAGTGATCGTACCTTCGGGAGGAGGCGCGAGGGTGTCATACGGCACCACCACCTCATCAGTCGGGGTCTGGATCTTGCTCCACTCGATCTGCTCCGCCTCCCCGCTGCCAAGCGTTACCACACCCATCAAACCCCCCAAATCAATGGTCACAAAGCAATTGAAGCGAATTTTCTACGGGATCTAAGTACCTGAGGTAGCGCGACACGAGGCTGATGAATCCGGCCTTCTCGTTCTCGCTGcgcgaaaaaaaaaaggaacaactCAAAAATCAGCACAAAAATCGGTGAAACGATCGCCCGGCAGGCGAGATCCGGTGGAGAGGGGGTGGGGTACTCGCCTGATCTGGTCGAGCTTGGCGACCTCAGCGCGAAGCTTCTCGAGCTTCTCGTCGGCCgaaacggcggcggcggcggccatctcGTGGGCGCGTCGCGACGGGATTCGCGATGCTTCGAAAAGCAAGGCCGGGAGGAGATGTCAGACGAGCGGCCAAGTGCGAGCGAAGCGGTGTGCGTGAGAAAGAGGGAGCAGTAGCGCGGGCTCTCTTTTATAGCGCCCACGGCTTCCGTCACCCGCCGTGACGGAATGTGCGGCAGGGAAGCGGTATGTGCCGCGCGGGTAACGGCGTTTTACACGtggcgggaggggaggggaccGGCCGGGCGACTCTTGGCGCGGGGACGGCGTGCTCCGCCGGCGTCGCGATCGGGAAAAACGGACGGCGCCGCTGAGCTggcggtttttttttttgttttgcggGCTGGGGGCAAGGTTCCACTGCACGTCTATTGTACACGCGCAGCACGTAGGATCCGTATGCGGGTCACCACTTAACTATGCacatttttatatattatttcttttaaaatttaattttaaaaaatatgagtATTTGTGTCGAGTTTAGAACTTGACCGGTGAACATATGACCCTAGCCAACTAAACTATATTCAGTTCACTAATCATCATCgttagtattttctttttttaactgAGATGTTGTGTTACCTTTTCAAAgggagtttttcttttttttaaagaccTTTCAAGGAATTGTTACGAGTATGTTATGTGCATGTTGTCGTGGAGAAGTACAAGAAAAATTGGATTTTGTAAACCGAAATATGGTGGGCGCCCGTGGTCTGATCCTGCGTGATGGTGGTGAAACATTGAAAAGTTTAAGCCGCTGGTCAATGTCTAATAGTATTATTTAGTTTAGACTTTTTATGAACTGAACATCGATTAGTTTAGACTAAAAGCAATGCACTATGTAATTAATAACATCTTTTCAGAGAGAAAAAAACTCTAAACTCCTGATCAAGGCACAGTGTAGGTTCGACCAGTTAGGTAGAGGAATTCCATTGTGGGTTCGAGCATGTGCTTTACTGTGCCTAGGTCTAGAATGCCTTTCTccatctttttgttttttgaaatgGTGCATCTTTGTAATTGATCTTTCATTGTTAGGAACTAAGATATTGTTTGGTTCCACAAATGATAATGTGAATGGTAATGAAAATGAATTACATGGGGAGATCACTGATTCCCtacttagtttggttgcacaagGTAATAGTAAGCGAAATGGATTATAATATTTGGTTGCAGTTCAGGGAAAGGAAGACATTTTTCAAGTTCGAATACTTTTATGAGACCTGGTCTACTGACGGACCAACCAATACAGTGCATAAGATACTCTGCTTCTCTTGAATCAGTGCTAACTAAAAATGATCATGTAAGCAGGTCAGATCATTTTAAACTAATCATGTATCAATTATGAAAGAAATTCAAAAGGAACATGCATGTTTACATTTGAATGCCCTCATGGAACTCATAGAATATAACTATGAGCTATCTTGAGAACATATTAACTCCAAAGTAGTACACCGTACTTCAGAAATGCTACTTGAACCCGAATAAGAGCTGATTACAGTATTTGCATATTTCAAAGCTGAAGTAACAATTTTTAAAGCTCCAAGAGCAAGTTGCATGCATCAAAGCTGAAGCTTGAGGTCCAAACATCCTGAATTGTGACACCCTCTTTTTTGTTTCTAGCTTCTAATCACTTCTTATTTGCTTCTTCtgtaaaaaacaaaataaattataatatGGTATGAGATGCCATACTTTCgtacaaacaaataaaaagaaatggcATACGGTGTGCTAGTACAGTCCTAAAAAGGACATGGAACAATAGACAGATGAAGGGTATtataatctaaaaaagaaaagagctcAGCATGATTTTcacatttgacaaaaaaaaagacaagggACAATagtcaaatgaaaaaaatacataattaaataatgaGCCCAGTGTCTATTAGAATACAGGTGTATTTCAGGTTTATTCACAGGTTTGTTTCACCAcgtttctttcttcttgttatttttgtttgtcATTGATCGCCATGTGGCATTTCTTTCACTCCCTCGAATTAAGCAAGTGCTCATAGTATAATATTATCAACACTAAATTCAACACTGGACTAAtagttttttaagaaaaaaaaggtaatTTGTGAGAGATCATATGAATATCTGATATAATGACAGTTTCAAACATTAAGACACGCTAACCAGTGATCACAATCTGAGGCTACAAAATCTTAACCACTTAAGCTTTGCAAGGAACCCTCCCACAAGCAAGCTTTGCAGCTCATTGAGCCACACATCCTTCAATTTCCAACCATATATGCTATGATTAGGTGTCAAGGCGCACTTAAAATTATTGTACTGTGGTTTGTGCAAACCTCATGTTCCACGTAGGGATTAAATTTTTGGTGaaatttttcaaatttaaaggggaacgaaatatctaattttagaattttctttcagtaACATACGAGGCATACGAAACGAATGATGAAAAATGACCCAaaatttgatgatattttgCGAATTTTGGTCTTTTCACATGTGAACAAAAATTTATacaacgaaattgaaatccctgttCCACCAACTATGTCccatttaaatatttttgtattttattttcCCGCGCGTGTCGGTTCATGCAAAGAGTGATGTCCAAGCTATATTTGTTGTTGCGTGAACAAAGTCTGGTAAGTATCACAAGATGAATCAAatagtattttcttttctttttttcaagcAGTGAAAATGTTGATCATTAGCTCTCACCTGGGAATTCATAACTGACAGACAGATCAGTCAAGAAAAATTGAACACTCCTTCAGAGTTCAAAGTTACTGTACTTTCCCTGCAAGTCTACGGATTGTATCTCGTTAACCTCCATTCAAACAAGCTCTTAATCTTATATGAAATGTATCTCGTTAGCCTCCATTCTACAGACCTGCCTTTGAGCAGTGCAAAGTTTGAACAAAATTTTTTGGCAAAATTAAGTGATACCATCATAAAAAAtgtttatattgaaaaataacATTAGCTATGAGAATGATATATGAACtcgatgatattttttaatttttatgatATTTATGATACTACTTAGCAAATTGACATAAAAAATttatgtcatcttcatcactgaCAACGGACGGTGTGTTTGGATCCTCCGTTCGCTTGCCTCGCCTTGCTACGCCAGGCAAGCGAATCCTTGCCAACATAAACTTTGAGATAAACTAGCCACCCATTCAAACGCTTGGTTTTCTTCGTATCGTCGCTCAGCAAGGCGAGACCAGTTTTACCGGAGGTTCCAAACACTCTCGGACGAGGCATATGAAATTTCGCGAACTGCGAAACCCCCACCATCATGACTAACGAGTACGAATTTAACAATAACATTACTTCATTTTCTCTACTCAAACATATTCGATTTGAAGGCGTCCTTGCTTTATTACCGCCTTTAGGTACGAGTTGTGCAGAAGGAAGCCGCCAATTTTGTAAGCTAGCAGTAAACTTCTTTCCGCCTTCTAACCAGCAAACTGAGCCCACGGGCCCACTGTCATCGACGGATCAATCTAAAATTTGGCGACCCGCGAAACTCCCCGCGCAACTCCAGCCATCCAGAACCTCCCGGACCCACCTGCCATCCACCCACCGACCCACGAAAGACGAAACCACGTCTCCCTCCGAAATCCGTGGACCCCGCCACATCCTCACAAAAGAAACACACCTCCCGCTCCCCACCACGTCACCGATCCGCGCACCCTCACTTTCCTCCACTCCCCGCCATCCATCTCCCATCCAACGGCGGTCAACTCGAGTCACGCGGATCGCACCCCGTCGTCTCCACCAAAACCTCGCTTCTATAAAACCCAAGCCCACACGCCTCCACCACACATCTCACCGGCAGTCCCCTCTTCACACGAGCGCAGCCACCACCAGTCCACCACCCACAACATCTCAAGGACTCGAAGCAGCAGCGAGCGGCGGCGATGTCGGGGAGGGGAAAGGGCGGCAAGGGGCTCGGGAAGGGCGGCGCGAAGCGGCACAGGAAGGTGCTGCGCGACAACATCCAGGGGATCACGAAGCCGGCGATCCGGAGGCTGGCTCGCAGGGGCGGCGTGAAGCGCATCTCCGGGCTGATCTACGAGGAGACCCGCGGCGTGCTCAAGATCTTCCTCGAGAACGTCATCCGCGACGCCGTCACCTACACGGAGCACGCCCGCCGCAAGACCGTCACCGCCATGGACGTCGTCTACGCGCTCAAGCGCCAGGGCCGCACCCTCTACGGCTTCGGCGGCTAGGTTTCTACCTTACGCCAGTCTGGATGTAGAGAGAATCGAATCGAATCGGTGGTAGTAGCCCGCGTCTCCCTCTCTTTGTTCATGTTGCCGTTGGTGTAGTAGTTGTCTGATTGGTCACGGTGCCATGTCGTTGCAATTGGATTGGATGGGGAATGAGTAAAAGCCATTAGTTGTTTGCTCTTCAACTTTGCATTCAGTCGGTGCTTGAGTAAATTTCCACCAATCCCATTAGTCTCTCCTTGTGCAAGCATTGTGCAAACCGTTCTGTTACGATGATATGCCTGCTTAAAGAATTTTAAAGCCTCCCTTTCCCTTTGTGTTGGCACACGGTAATAGTTTGCTCAGAATTGTGGAACGTTTCACTCAAATTGATGTTCCAAATCATCATGAAATTGCTGCACTGAACTACCCAGAACTCATCCATCGCTTAGAGATGCGGCTAAAATCCGATCGCAGCGCTGAAACTGTGAATCGTGGTTGCTATTGGGAGTGGAATCGTGACGGTACTTTGGGTAGAATGTGCGATTTGGGCGTCCGTAAGATTAGAACGTGATTCAAATCGAAGTTTCAAATCATCCTGAAATTGTCGAATTCGAACCGTCATGAACAAAAGCACAAAAAGCGTCAGTGCCCAAGCTCCACCCATTGCGCCTACCAGCGGCACCGAACCAGCTCTTGAAGCACCGGCTCAAGCCCGCCGTGATTTGGAGCTGGGGAGAAGCGACGATGTGGCGGACGACGTGGGCCTGGGCTCGTGCGCATTCTGCCGCCGGGAGTTCTGGTCCGCGCAGGCCCTGGGCGGGCACATGAACGTGCACCTCCGCGACCGCGCAGGCGCAGCTAGTGGTCGCGTCACCGGCCACATGCGAGGTGCcccgcgccgcggcggcgacggagtATGCGTATGCGGTGCTGTTCCCGATACTGAACTCTAATGCTGCCAGCGGGGACTTACGGCTCTCCACACCCGTGGTGCTGGGGCCCGCGCACCACCAGTGCTACGGTTTCACAAGACCTCTGGTGGCTGTGACCGATTGAGAGAACAGAGAGCGAGAAGATGAGGATGACCGTGGACGCGCTGCTGCTCGGATGCCCTCGGGTGGACGACTGCGTTCGGCGAGATAGCGACCCTGGCGTGGTCGGGAAACGAAACAAAGACCGGGGGTGGACGGTAAATGAAATACTGACCACCAGTGGTGGAGCGTGAGCTGAAATCAGTTGCGGCGGCCCTCGACGAGCAAGGAGGCCGAAAGAGGTGAGCGCAGAGAAGGGAGCAGAGCCCAGTTGGTCTCCACTACGCTCCGCCCCTGCTAACCACCCCTGGGTAACTCGTGGCCGTTGGATCGGAGTTGTGTGGCCAGGATTGGCGTGGGTAATTTACAAAGGGGTACCCTTTTCGTCTTCCTTCCTCTACTGGTCTTCCCGCTCGACGATTCGCCGGAACGCGGCACCGGCCGGCGATTGGTGTGGGTAAGAACAACGCTCCAAATTGAGGACGCACGACTGTACTCCAGGTCGGCGGAACCAATGGAGACGGATGGAGCCTGCGCGGTGTCTCCATCGCGGATACGAGACGTGTGACCAGTGTGTGAGcagtttgggggggggggggggggcgcaaaACAAACAGCAGGTTGGAAGGGCTGCAGTCCAAATCTCCAGGCTCTAGCAGGACGCACCAGCAGATGGAGAAAGACAAGAGACAACGGCCTCCAAAGAAGCTTTGCTCCTTCTTTTGATAGTTTGCATTGGGAGAGTGGAATCGTGACAGTATTTTAGGTAGGACGTGCGATTTGGGCGTCCGCTTCGAAACCTTCCCCCTTTCTGATGGCACGGCACGATGCATTTCACTCCGTAAGTGTAGAATGCGATTCAAATCGAAGTTTCAAATCATCCTGAAATTGTTTAATTCGAACCGTCAGGAATCCTTCCATCTCTGAATCTGTGAATTCCTGTTGGGATTGGTGGAGTGCTATTGTGCTAACCTGACTAATTTTGGGGATTTGGCTGGAGAAGGGTTTGCAAACTAGCACCCGCAGCCTGCAGGTGCCCACCGCCACCAGCCCCAGACCGAAGCATCCGATGGTACGTACACTCGGCAGCATCCGTGGCGTGGGCACAGGTACGAGCTCAAACCCCTCTCCCAGTTCAGCGATTTCGTCGAGCACCTGTGAGGCGTCGCCGCCTGTGCTGTCGGAAGGCGCTGGCACACCGATCACTCATCCGTTCACTCATTCTTACGTCTCCTGCAGGCCGCGGCCCGTGCCCCGGCGCTTGCTTCCTCGTTgcagggcggcgcggcggcAAAGTGCAACCAGGCTCGGAGTTGCTGTCCGCTGGGGCTCGGATTTCGCTTTCCTGCTCGATCGGTATTTGATTTCCCTTCCTTTACTTGTCCTTATTAATGCCTATCGGTGTTGATTTCCCAAAAGCTGCTCCGATTAGCTATCAGTGGATTAGTCTTCCTGAGGGTTCTTGTTCCCTGGGTGTGGCTTTCTCAGCCCAGCTAGTACCCATGCTACTTCCGTCGTTATCACGCTATCTCTGGTTTGTCGATTGAATCAGGTATTTCGGTTCAGCTGTTTAGGATTGAATCATGACCCTTGAGAGTTTGACACCAACTTTCTGGAATCGGTGTCAGTCTGGAATTTTTGAACTTAGCATCAGTGTCTGACCAAAGATATGGAATTGTGCTAACATGCAGATAGTTTTGTTGGTGGAACACTAAGATTGAGTGCAGGTATTCAGTAgcaatttttattttgagaCGAGGAGCAGATACTTCAAAATCATCGTGGTATCGAGTAATCGAAGTAaaagtacaattttttttagggtTATACTATGTAAATCTAATTGTTAACCAAATTCTGAATTTGCAACCTGCCACGAAAGGCTCAAAGTATGAAACACTTTGAAAATGGTGTGGAGCTTAGGCTATGGAAATCTATTATTTGCTACCAGTCCAGCATCAGTCTTGTACTAATTTTGCAACTCAGAAACCTCATAACATTAGTCACGATGGTTCACTAGCATCCTCATACCATAGTGTTTCTAGTCTAAATCCAGAAATTGAAAGTTGACAGTTCAAAACCAATCGATTCTTCAGAACTGTACCATACTGCATTTCTGACTTGTGGTGCCAATTGTTAGGTcatagtttttgttttttttggaaaactttAGCAGGTGCTCTGCTATTTCATTAAAGTAGAGTGCCAAGTAATTGCATAGGTAACAACCCTCCTTGTGGCTGGACTAAAGATTGAAGGTCATATTCTATTTACTATGGGGATTGCCAACTTTTGGTGGCCTTTACTGTCAAATGATATTAATACCGTATATAGGAGTACAAAATTTATATGCATCAAATTAGATTTCTGCTTCTGTATCGTACCTTTTTCACTATAAATCACTGTGTTTGATGATAGAAACAGGAAAGCTGAAACGTAAAGTACAAAGAAGGATGTTTATCTATTACAGTACTACAAGAGGAAAAGTAGAACCTACATGAAGAGTTAAGAGTCCATACTTAGGTGGTCATCCTGTCCAAACTCCGAAGTGAGATGTGTTGTTATCAAACATATACAAAGTCACGGTACAACTGATAACGGAATTTCTAGTTAGATGAAGTTAAATAACTGGTCTTGTCGATTCCATTACTTTGCTTTGTTGCACCAAAGATCATCAGCTATGAACTGCATCCATGAGTTGTCTTTACCATGCTCATTTGAACCAGATGACTGTCCGGCATCCCTGAAGTTTGTAAATTGCTCTTGATTTCCTTTAGCCTGTGATGAGCTGCACTCATATTTCTTCTCAAATTCACCAAATGCCACGTTTTTCTTGAAAACCCGACACAGTGCAAATGAGTCCTGTAAAATAACAATAAGAATCAGCAATAAATTGACTTCATTTCtgtttcctaaaaaaaatcagatggGTTGTTTCTTTGTTGagtaaatttcgcaaaactacagatattTTGAcaaaaattatcgcaaaactacagatttaagcagTAGCTtcgcaaaactatagattccaattttattgtaaaactacagatactttttgcaaaactacagatttaagcaacaatttcacaaaactacaaatttagcaccgattttatcacaaaactacatattctagAGGAGTTATTCTCAGTCCCGTTACCATGATGACCGGGCCCTGCTTGCAGTCTCACAGCAGCTGCCAGCTCATGAAACGGGTCATCCAGGAGTTCATGTGACCGCAAATAGGGCTCATTTGTCAGGTTAATAAGTCTACGATAGaatatatagttttacgataaaatcgacgttaaatttgtagttttatgaaattgttgcttaaatctgtaattttgcgATTTGCGATAATTTTGCTAAAATATCTATAGTTTCATGATCTCCCGAACGGTCCGTTTGATGAGCTGACAACTGTTGTGAGACTGCAAGCGAGGCGCAGTCGTTATGGTAATAGGGCTGCGGATAACTCCTCTAgaatttgtagttttgcgataaaattagcgctaaatctgtagttttgtgaaattgttgcttaaatatgtagttttgcgataattttgctaaagatatgtagttttgcgataaattTGGcattaaatctgtagttttgtgaaactattgttTAAATTTGtcgttttgtgataattttatcaaagtatatgtagttttgtgaaatttactcttctTTGTTTTGCATGTATCATGGGAAGATTTCAAGTTTGACCATGTGGATGAAGAATTATTGCCATGCAAAATTGAATATAAGTATGTTGCTTCTTAAACTTCCTTCTACCCTTCAGTGAATAACATAAGTTTTGCTGCTAGAAACTTTTCTTGAGTTAAATGCCCTGTTTGTTCAAATTACACTTCATGTTTATCACTTgtcttaagaaaaaaaatcccagAGTCAGGATTCAGCATCAAGTGCAGCAGTAAATTAATAGTGCGCAGATTCTGAACTGATATCATGCTGCTGAATAATTCTCTTAGAACACGAGCAATCACCCATACCCCAAACAGTTTTACTGTGATACTTGCTTTGAAGCCAAATTAAAATTTCATGAATGGTTGTAGTTCAGCTCTTGTTTTGGTTCATAGAAAAGTCAActaatgcaattttttttttgacgaaaCTAATGTACATTTCAGAGTGAGTAACATCCTAATTTCATTTTTAGCTTGTAAATGCCCTGTGCAGTTCGATCTAATTTACACTAAACATGGGATCAGACATTTTATCAGTCCTGGCTTTGAGTTTTTTACTATTAAGTAAAATAAGAGTGGGACATGGAGAATAAAGCGGAAAGCCACCGACACAACAATGGGGCACAAAAGGATGTCTAAGCTTCAAGGTAGCATCCACATGCAACTGACCTAGATTATGTATATTCTGAAGTCTGCATCATGAGGTGATGACGGCACCTAACCCGTACAATCATGTAGTATCATTTCATATCATCTACCAGGAATTGGATGTTAAATTTGTCTTATCAAGAGCACCAGAAAAAGCGTACCATGTCTGACCCCATTAGAGAACTGGAAAAGAAACTTCTGTACTTTGTAAAGTAGCTATGGTCTATGGAAGCAAGGAATACTTTATGGCTACCTCTGATGGATATGGGGAGAAAAAGGGAGAACCCT
It encodes:
- the LOC133902282 gene encoding histone H4 is translated as MSGRGKGGKGLGKGGAKRHRKVLRDNIQGITKPAIRRLARRGGVKRISGLIYEETRGVLKIFLENVIRDAVTYTEHARRKTVTAMDVVYALKRQGRTLYGFGG